The window aataaaacaattgctAGTAACCGTGGCAACTAGTATTTAAGGTGTGAATCCATTGGGGAAACGTAGACCATTTTACCAACTCTTGatacaagtttttaagttattgccGTTAGGTACATCAAAACAACGAAGAAACTTTTTTTGCCAAACTTATGTGTTGTTCAAATTTAAGATACTTGTCTATTAAGGAACTAAAAAATTTGGTGATATCATGTTGGGCGACCAGGCGGCGTTAAAGCACAAAAGGGATGCAGGGAGTCACTAATAGAACTATGCCGCAAGATGGTGGTACGATCGGTGAATTTTCCTTGAATGTTAAGGTAAGTACGGTCATTGACATAAAGCAGACACAGTATTGGCCTCAAGACCGAGTTCTGTGGAACACCTcaagctatacagggtgtccggaaagtcaacaataatactgaaggggctgatggagcaactcataagcacccagaaaaacacaaaatgaccttagtaaaaaatcgatggttttcgagatattggcactttagtgtaagtcaccaaaatcctactcttggatcagattttcgattgtcacgccttaaaaatagaaattttttagaatctctttttagctatgcaacactgaatagccattttactgatcaaagacaaacattaaactaaacggccaaaaatttaataagaaatctattctaaaataaagtattatttttattttttaaactttaaatttgaccgctcatactggaccgaaaaattgtaaggcaacccggctaataccttaaaaagtttgcttatttaatttaattttaaaattacccaatatgttttaaaaaaagctttactgtTATTGTGATAGAGCGAAAGATAAACCTAATctaccttatgaaaaaaataaaacaaatttataattatgttatgctcaaaaaatatttttatttaacttaaaaaaaaatttaaaaatcatataatatGTTCGAACTGTCTACCACCAACGCGAATGCAGGCGtggcatcttttaataaatgacctattgatccatcttgcattcctggcagcgttaagatcttgggctgcatcatttattcgctgccgtaattcagcaatattatttattggtcttgcataaaccttttcttttatgcaatCCCAGCAAAAAAAATCGAGGGGGTTTAGGAACTGGAGACCTGGGAGGCCATAAAATTGGACCAAGTCGGCCGATCCATCTGTTGGGGTATGTTTGGTTTAAGTACCGACGAACTTCATGGGCATAATGTGCCCGGCAACCATCATTTTGGAACCACATTATTCGGCGACTGGCCAAGGGaacatcttctaaaagaattggtagattgttttgacaaaaatctaaataagcctgccagttcaaattttctggtaattcgaaTGGGCCGTGTAATTGTCCGTTCAAGATACCGGTCcacaagtttactttaaatcggtACTGTGACCTTTCTTCTCGAATAGAGTGGGGATTTTCCAACGCATAAGTGTGCAAATTGTGCATGTTCATAAAGCCATCATTTTGGAATGTACTCTCATCTGACcacagtatattatttaaaaaattcggatcctcttgatttttttgcaacattctgcggcaaaattgtaggcgtggttcgtagtctcgaggcagtaggctttgcactcgttgaacatgataagggtgatattgaaatcgcctagtgatgtcgtttactacccatttcggtatccctgttcttctttcgattgctcgtgccgaagtagtcggatcattttcaatttcttctaaaacttgaTCAACATAATCAATACGAGGTCTTCCCTCTCGAACAGGAGCATGAGGCATTCTGCCTTCGGAATATGAGCggtgaacattaataaatacacgatagtcaggatatcgggccaaattcggatatctttcttgataaagagCATTTCCTCTGCATTCACCATAAATGAGATGCATGTTTGCATATTCTTGGGCGGTATACGGCAAgggcataataaatgattaaccaataaaacaaacatcTCAAAGAAAACAGTCCACAGGAAAatgaactcaaaaacaaatccaaagcaAAAGGTAACAGAAAGGTTAGGATACAAGCAAAAAAGTACTTGGAATactgtaaacaaactaaattccaaaaatgtttattgtttattgctatggtgataagaattaccttccctcttgattttttttaaatttaagttaaataaatacattttaaacataacttaaaaatttgtttaatttttttacaatatcataaggtgaattagggttattttttactataacacaataatagtaaactgttaaaaaaacatttaggtaattttaaaaagtagattaaatgagcaaactttttaaggtattagcccaggttgccgtacaatttttttggtccagtatgagcggtcaaattcaaagttaaaaaaataaaaatatgtaatactttattttaaaatagatttcttattaaattttttggccgtttagtttaatgtttgtctttgatcagtaaaatggctattcagtgttgcatagctaaaaagagattctaaaaaatatctatttttaaggcgtgacaatccaaaatctgatccaagagtaggattttggtgacttacactaaagtgccaatatctcgaaaaccatcgattttttactaaggtcattttatgttttccTGGCTGCTTATGAGTTGCTTCATCAGacccttcagtattatcgttgacttttcggacaccctgtataccggaATATAACCATATTCGGAACGCGAAGATCCCAAGTAAACGCGCTGCTCACGATCTTTTAACTAAGAAATAAACTAAGAAAAGGCTATGCCCCTTATGCCAAACAGTAATCTTCGCTACGGAAACTACCGCTTAGGCAATCAAAAGCCTCTGATAAAGCGCAAAAGAATGCTGCGGTGATGGGGATGCCACCATTAATCTGGCTATACAGTTgtaaatttcaaatattgtaaaattgaattaaatatatcCCCAAGTTATTTAGAAATCTACATCAACATAAGAATTGGTAATATTCTATTGTATTATAACTATTGATCTGATTTGTTCAACTATTTCACCTAAAATGTTGGttcaaaaatctttattttttttataactagaTTATAAACTATGAGTCTCTATATCATATTTACCGGTAACTTATTTAAGGGTCAAGCGCAGAAAAAAAATTCCGGAATATACTCAGACGGAAGCGGACAATTTGCATTATAGGAACATTAAAactaatagaaatatattttagctAGTTAGGCGAAAGTTCAACTCGGTCAGGACTCCGTTGTGATGcggaataaaaaataacaatacatGCAATGTTCGCTCCCAATTTTTTCATCCGATTTTTAACTGAACGGCACGCCGTGTATCATTTTGTATTTTGCCTGCCACTTTTTTGTGAGGTGAAATGTATGAATGCTgcttaaaaattagaacaaataacaaaaactagattttataaatataattttctcaaaataataattgttgacGTTAAGCCCACgatatttaacataataaagaGTTGATTTTTAAGAGAAggcatttttattcatattttatttaagtaaataactaaatgacacatttttcattcaatataaacattttaaggtttcaataataatttgctCAATCCGTTTCAAAAAgcaatgtattaaataaaataaggtaaACCAACTTTAACAATCGAAACCTTGGTAAATTTGAAGGTGAaatgttcatatgaacatgggtCGTCCAGAACATTGAAACGTATTTACTAAATAGTTGGTATAACCTATCATTAATATTGCATGTTTGACAAGTTGCTGAGGCTCAATATGAAACTGGGCCAAAATAGTAATATCCTGGaagttaagaaataaattacaacagtagaaaatattaaatcatttttttacaattggCTACAAGTTCAAAATTGTAGCTATTGGTAATatgggataaataaaaatactgatatttagtttttcaagaacttttaatttatcaagAGAGAAACACTCGGAAGGTACCCGCGCTATATATCTTAACCGACTAactctataaaattatttcatattcaaTAACggataaaataaacaaacttgcTTTCATGCCCTAAGACCTAGTcagcctttttatattttggttgaTGTCACATTAAGAAGTAATTTATGTGTCCGACCAGTTCACAGTAAATAAAGCAAGTTCAGCTATATGAATAGAACAAAGTATaaaggatttatttttgtatatatattccAACAGTAGCCAATTCAATAAAAAGTAAACTTAAACATTCACTGAAGAACTCTCAAGTATTTGAAAGGAATCAAGAGGATTATTGTCGGGCGATCTAGGCGGCCATGACTGTGGTGTTCCTTTTCCAATCCATCGATTTAGATAATTATCATCAAGGAATTCTCGCGCAACGACACTGAAGTGTGGCGGAGCACAGTCATGTATGTACCACATACGACATCGTTCTCTAAGATGAACTTCCTTCATCAATTGATTTTTGGATCTGattgaatttttggaaataaggtaacttaaattccaaaaattgttGGTACTCTACGCCGCTAAGTCTGGGAGGAAGGAAATGGTGGCCAATCAAGAGTCACTAATAATAATTCCAATCCAAATATTTATCGAAGTCGTATTGCGTAGTATTTTCGATTTCGGCATGGGGATTTTCTTCAGACTATATACAaggctattaaaaaaatttattgctgCGAAAAATATGCTTCATCCCtgaataatattcaatttaaaaaaaaaataatttaatgctaCTGTTTCACGTAACCTGTTGCAAAAATCAACCCTTATAGGAAAACCTCGAGGCAAAAGTATTTGTAGACGTTGTATGTGACAAGTATAAAGTAGCTTTGATCTTTCAAAATTTGCGATACATTTGTGGATCTCTTAAAACCGTCTGTTTCACATAGTCGAGTGTGAATGTTAATGAGAGTTTGTACATTAGGCTGCAGGCATTGTGGATATCGATCACCATACAATCATCGTATTGGTTGAGAGTTACCCACAGCCACTACCACAGCCCTAAACAAAATGCATATGAGCCATTTCTTGATACTGAACTGGACCATTATGATAATTAATAATCAccaaaacttataattaatagaaatatttagaCTGTTAGAATGAGCAGagaagaaaacaaatatttcacaGCTATCGAATTAtttgggaaaataaattaattcaattttttccacgTATATACGTAGTGTACGTCTAGATAATGTTTAActacaatgtttaaatattaagaatattataaCCAAAACAAATCGATGTAGtgctattttttcaaaaaatcatggATAACAATTATCCATATCTATGCTCGTGAAGGGTTTAAGAGCAGctgtatgtatttatttgttattaagtCATGAGGTATATGTTATAGGGCATacgcaattaaaataaaatacgttCCAATCTCTCTTGCGCACTcatgttcatataaacattTCAATTGATAAAGGATTCAATGGTTAAAGTTTGTTTATatactttaacaccctgtatataactaaattataacataaaaaaattataacattagAGATGCTTACCTGCACTCATACacgtatttaaaaaagaaaaacatttttacttacAGTCTAAAATGACTACTTCCATCATAACATAAATGTAATACTTTTGGCTATCCTATATCACACTATCTGACTATCAATCCTCATTGCTATAACTTGAACTAGCTTCATCTTTCCCTATTTCCCTCCACCCTCTTCTTGCACATAAACACCATATTCTGCCGAAGTGGCACCACCTCCATCCATATTAAAAGAACTTTCCCCTAAGGGACTCTTCCCCCTGGGATCAGATTTCTCCGAGTGATATTCTCTCGCCACGCAAAGCCTATGAGCCTTACACTTGTCATGATGATTAACAATTTCCAGCCTAAAGTTGCTGCTGCCCTCTGCGAACGAGGTTCTTATATCAGGCATATCTCCGCTCCATTTCCTGCAAAACTTGCAGTACATAATGTTCTGTTGCTCATCATATTGCAACCACACATACGAATCGAGCCAAGAGGGCCGAAATCTCGAACCCTTCCTGCCCAGTTGTTTTGGTAATGTCGCCTGTGTGTTACTCGGGGTGTTACTCTTTTGTGCACTACTCGACTGTATAACGGAACACTCTTGTGAGCTAGCGGCGGTAGATTTTCCACTTAGCTCGAGAGGAACCGGTAACGGCATCCGAGGATACAAACTTGGGAGGGACTGTAAATTAGACACTTCGCCACTCGACGTGTGAGGAGGTACAGAGGCCAAGTCGTAGTACCCGTCTTCGATAGAGGGCGCGTCGAGATACTGCCGTAAGGTAGAATGGCGGTAAGGGGATGCCGTCACTAGCGGAGTTAGCGATAAGCCCTCGTCTTGGAAGGACGGCGCTGGGTATTTGCCCCAAGAGGTAGAAGGTGATAGGAAGGAGGTCTGTGGACAGAGAAGGGAAGGATATGTGTCAATGGCCTAGTAGTGGCTATTTTTTATAAGCTTAATGGGTATTTTTAGATGGTTCTGAGAATATAATATCTACTTTATTCATATCCGACTCTTTAAAGGATATAAACTTACAGTAGCAAATAATTATAATGAATGTggcatttgaattttttaaaatctatttaaccTTCTTTTTGTTAGTAAACTTGCCTTGCTGTTTTCTAGAAGACTCAccacatttttgaatttaattttctgtcTAACACTATATCAAcagcaattttatttaaaaaaagtacattctCTATAATTTGGGTTATTCTAAGTTAGAGGGCGCCAGAGTCATTGATTCATAGTTTCTtgttcataataaaattaatttttttcactagtACAAAGTTTTGAGAGAAAGTGAAGAGCACAAAAAATCTACCGAATTCCTAGATACTCTCTTCTACGATTTGGCCTTGTATCAGATACAACTTTAAGATTATGATACAAGgcgtaaaaaagtatttaaatgcATGTAACCGTCGCCGATTATgaaattaacgtatttacaatTCCCACCCCCTTTGGCGGTATTTTTGCTGAAgtgaaatatttgtttaaattaattgccAACTAATACGGCaacgtttaaaataaagaaaaccaaATGGCGATGCgtttaacattaataaatattgctattcattctattccaaaaaaatcaaaacatgaggtcgaaaaaattagtttaatccaaattcaataaaattagtACTTAACTACAGAAAAATGTGTTTAATGACTTTCGCGCTTTCTAAgaatataattcattttttgtacgactatttttttttgtatgactTACGGTTTAGTCAgaaaatcaaattcaaaaatgttttgagtTTTAATCATAGACCACTAATGACTGACAAGGCTGCATGGATTTTTCAAGACCTTTTTAGATGCCAGATTGACTGATTTTGTGagattttcaggattttccaaaaaaagaaaattaaagatcTCTGACTTCTTGTACATATGAGGCctaattttatatacaagttTAAACCTCATTAGCAGAAGTCTGTTTTTTTTCACCTTCTTTGGCACTGGCTCAATAATTATATAATGTAACAACActagaaaaatcttcaaaacaataataattttttatgaattaagtaATATAACTTTTGGTTCCCACATGCCATCTATAAAACacccattttaaaaatgtgtatccTAACTTTgaagataaacatttttttaaatgaaaactataAATCCTTCCACCTTCTACCTCTATAAACGATGGGGCACCCAGAAAAAAACTGCATcgcgttttatttttaagcggTTGGTGCATATTTAAGGGCGATTGCACACATATCCTTActtcaacaaaataatatttcggTGATGATGGAAATGAAATAATGATGAGATGATGACTGATAGTTAAGGTACGTTTGTTGTATAGCAGAAgtaaattcgatttttttatgcTGTTTTGACCATGTTTACATGTATATCTTCATAGGGCCTAAATCTGCACATATTTGAGGATGTTGCATGTCtataatttattagattttattttctaaataaggatatttaataaaagaatattaaaaaattaaataaaagaatattactagctggtaaaaaaattgttacattaaatttatcaatttatttatttactgattGTGTAATTTATATATCGAGATGCTTATTTGggaatttttaacattttcatatGTTAAAATAAGCATTTTGCCAAATGGTtgtttattatactttttttaaacaaaacgaTAGACTTCTAATGAAAAATGTCTCCCAAATATACTATATCTACATTGATTTTCATTGATGCACATATTATTGACCTAAATAAAAACacctaaatttaataaatctaatCTTGCTTCATAATATACCTTAATTATTTCAGTTTTGCAAagaattcttgattggtaaacgTAAATTTAATATGGAAAAAGGATAAAAAACATATTAGAAGTGCTACCCACTTTCTGTAAAAAATGAGAATAGGGGGATTAAGGAAGCaacagaataaagaaaattatgttaagAAAAACACATAATTGGTTGGAAACAGGATGAGTGCCAGCAGTTgggaaatatctttaaaataaccCGTTACGCATAGTTGAAAGAAAAACTATAGAGAAACGAATTTTACGAGTCAATTTGTTCAGAGGAAATGGTTtgtatataaacaaaaataattacacTGCACTCATATATATAAGATACCCTACATAAGATACTCTGAAACTAGTTGatcaagaaaaaaaaggtttttatttatttaaaattttaatatatatattttataaatttatttaaaattttaa of the Anthonomus grandis grandis chromosome 3, icAntGran1.3, whole genome shotgun sequence genome contains:
- the LOC126734430 gene encoding protein bric-a-brac 1 isoform X1 — encoded protein: MDSQQYCLRWNNHLKNLTDVLTDFLREQVLCDVTLASNGQVFQAHQIVLSACSPYFETLFIQTPHKHPIVFLKDVSPNEVKALLDFMYKGEVNVSQNLLPAFLKTAESLQIRGLSDSNNLNSQTDDREMENRPPQVRREREVQRQGRDSPSLKRKRTASNNNCDNTSNSVDRNASDSQVFVSDSPVDRDRADRGRPERDSGGTPSIKAEPNDLNPVESYHSMSEALQTTSFLSPSTSWGKYPAPSFQDEGLSLTPLVTASPYRHSTLRQYLDAPSIEDGYYDLASVPPHTSSGEVSNLQSLPSLYPRMPLPVPLELSGKSTAASSQECSVIQSSSAQKSNTPSNTQATLPKQLGRKGSRFRPSWLDSYVWLQYDEQQNIMYCKFCRKWSGDMPDIRTSFAEGSSNFRLEIVNHHDKCKAHRLCVAREYHSEKSDPRGKSPLGESSFNMDGGGATSAEYGVYVQEEGGGK